One stretch of Candidatus Omnitrophota bacterium DNA includes these proteins:
- a CDS encoding nucleotidyltransferase domain-containing protein has protein sequence MLTRDEILKTIKEHRNDIKRFGVREIALFGSHARNEAVGDSDMDFIVVLEKKSFDAYMDLKFYLEDLFRAC, from the coding sequence ATGCTTACGCGCGATGAAATATTAAAAACAATCAAAGAACATCGCAACGACATCAAACGATTCGGAGTCCGTGAAATCGCTTTGTTTGGATCCCATGCGCGCAACGAAGCCGTTGGGGACAGCGATATGGATTTTATTGTGGTTTTAGAAAAAAAATCGTTTGACGCTTATATGGATTTGAAATTTTATCTCGAGGACCTATTTAGGGCTTGCTGA